One segment of Cinclus cinclus chromosome 30, bCinCin1.1, whole genome shotgun sequence DNA contains the following:
- the CDK4 gene encoding cyclin-dependent kinase 4 produces MSQVGEGLTSAQGTLDPRGDPEAAELHSPAGVTWGHLAEVVAAGDRPEGEGGRGPQVRVGPILEPLGERWDRTAGTPPPPPLPLPPPGGPLAPPPAPPPGPSARLFRRPRPSPPAPRSSRMAQYEPVAELGVGAHGTVFKARDRLSGRFVALKNVRVPTGGAGLPPSTVREVALLRRLEHLEHPNIVRLMDVCASARTPHEAKVTLVFEHVEQDLKTFLEKAPAPGLPPDTIKDLMRQFLRALDFLHTQRIIHRDLKPQNVLVTSAGQLKVADFGLARIYGCHMALTPVVVTLWYRAPEVLLRAAYASPVDMWSVGCIFAEMFRRKPLFCGTSEADQLGKIFDLIGLPQEDEWPQDVALPREAFTPCTPREPRGEVPELGDSGEQLLLALLTFSPHKRISAHEALRHRYLQGGA; encoded by the exons aTGTCCCAAGTGGGGGAGGGGCTGACGTCAGCACAGGGGACTCTGGACCCTCGTGGGGACCCTGAGGCAGCCGA GCTGCACAGCCCGGCCggggtcacctggggtcacctggcCGAGGTGGTGGCGGCAGGTGACAGACCcgaaggggagggggggagggggccaCAGGTGAGGGTGGGGCCcatcctggagcccctgggGGAGCGGTGGGACAGGACAG CCGGGACCCCACCCCCTCCTCCActgcccctcccccctcccGGGGGTCCCCTcgcccctccccccgcccctccccccggCCCTTCCGCCCGCCTGTTCCGgcgcccccgcccctccccccctgCCCCGCGCTCCTCCCG GATGGCTCAGTACGAGCCGGTGGCCGAGCTGGGCGTGGGCGCGCACGGCACCGTGTTCAAGGCTCGGGACCGGCTCAGCGGGCGCTTCGTGGCGCTGAAAAACGTGCGGGTGCCCACGGGGGGGGCCGGGCTGCCCCCCAGCACCGTGCGGGAGGTGGCCCTGCTGCGGCGCCTCGAGCACCTGGAGCACCCCAACATCGTCCG GCTGATGGATGTCTGTGCCAGCGCCCGCACCCCGCACGAAGCCAAGGTCACGCTGGTGTTTGAGCACGTGGAGCAGGACCTGAAAACCTTCCTGGAGAAGGCACCGGCCCCGGGGCTGCCCCCTGACACCATCAAG GACTTGATGCGGCAGTTCCTGCGTGCCCTGGACTTCCTGCACACCCAACGCATCATCCACCGTGACCTGAAACCCCAGAACGTTCTGGTGACCAGCGCGGGGCAGCTCAAGGTGGCCGATTTCGGGCTGGCCCGGATCTACGGCTGCCACATGGCCCTGACCCCCGTG GTGGTGACACTGTGGTACAGAGCCCCCGAGGTGCTGCTCCGGGCCGCCTATGCCTCCCCCGTGGACATGTGGAGCGTGGGGTGCATCTTTGCTGAGATGTTCCGTAGGAa gCCGCTGTTCTGTGGGACCTCGGAGGCCGATCAGCTGGGCAAGATCTTCGA CCTGATCGGGCTCCCCCAGGAGGATGAGTGGCCACAGGACGTggccctgcccagggaagcCTTCACCCCCTGCACCCCCCGTGAGCCCCGGGGGGAGGTCCCAGAGCTGGGGGACAgcggggagcagctgctgctg gcactgctgacCTTCAGCCCCCACAAGCGAATTTCAGCTCACGAGGCCCTGAGGCACCGGTACCTGCAGGGGGGGGCGTGA
- the METTL1 gene encoding tRNA (guanine-N(7)-)-methyltransferase isoform X1 gives MAAEEEEVALPPQKRFYRQRAHSNPLADHTLRYPPRPQDMDWASLFPTFFPPDAPPGTPPARVEFADVGCGYGGLLVALAERFPQTLALGLELRGKVAAFTRARIRALRAAQPGRFGNVACVRGNAMKHLPHFFCRAQLSKLFFLFPDPHFKRTKHKWRIISPAMLAEYGYVLRPGGLVYTVTDVPELHQWMLQHFGEHPLFEPLPPAQLAADPLVPLLPSVTEEGQRAQRAGRPPCTAVFRRRPDPPGTP, from the exons ATggcggcggaggaggaggaggtggcgTTGCCGCCTCAGAAGCGCTTCTACCGACAGCGCGCGCACTCGAACCCACTGGCCGACCACACTCTGCGCTA CCCCCCCCGCCCTCAGGACATGGACTGGGCCTCGCTGTTCCCGACTTTTTTTCCGCCCGACGccccccccgggacccctccGGCCCGCGTGGAGTTCGCAGACGTGGGGTGCGGCTACGGGGGGCTGCTGG TGGCGCTGGCGGAGCGCTTCCCGCAGACGCTGGcgctggggctggagctgcgggGGAAGGTGGCCGCGTTCACCCGCGCGAGGATCCGGGCACTGCGGGCGGCACAGCCCGGCCGCTTCGGCAACGTGGCCTGCGTGAGGGGCAACGCCATGAAACACCTGCCGCACTTCTTCTGCCGCGCCCAA CTCTCCAAGCTGTTTTTCCTGTTCCCTGACCCCCATTTCAAGCGCACGAAGCACAAGTGGAGAATCATCAGCCCCGCCATGCTGGCAGAGTACGGCTACGTGCTGCGCCCCGGA GGCCTGGTGTACACGGTGACAGATGTGCCTGAGCTGCACCAGTGGATGCTGCAGCATTTTGGGGAGCACCCCCTATTTGAGCCCCTGCCCCCTGCGCAGCTG GCCGCGGACCCGCTGGTGCCGCTGCTGCCGTCGGTGACAGAGGAGGGGCAAAGGGCCCAGCGCGCGGGGCGTCCCCCGTGCACTGCCGTGTTTCGCCGCCGCCCCGACCCCCCGGGGACACCGTGA
- the LOC134054831 gene encoding uridylate-specific endoribonuclease C-like codes for MALWLLWLLLVTGTGGSGGVPPVPRAVPEPRAVPGSPRAVSDAELRELSEQLLAADSNRAGPGQLELNLKGSGSDTGDPRLFSYVSPDLLARPTFSRLLALLDNYEPLTGRDERETAEEQREQKEFLDAALDTPVLALLERFVLRKGLYPSAEAFRADLHSMWFGLYSRSSGKALDSSGFEHVFHGEVKKGSVSGCHNWVQLQALERAGRLEYLGYTWDGPWTGFPDVLSLQFRWDGHSKPRGSLLVGSSPEFDLALFTLCFLARPDRQCHISLGGEAATIQTYTWDKQRLVASAYPLTP; via the exons ATggctctgtggctgctgtggctgctgctggtgacCGGCACGGGGGGCAGCGGGGGGGTCCCCCCTGTACCCCGGGCGGTACCGGAGCCCCGGGCGGTACCGGGGTCCCCCCGGGCCGTGTCGGACGCGGAGCTCCGAGAGCTCTCGGAGCAGCTGCTCGCCGCAGACTCGAACCGGGCTGGGCCGGGGCAGCTCGAGCTGAACCTGAAGGGCTCAGGGAGTGATACCGGGGACCCGAG GTTATTTTCCTACGTGTCCCCGGACCTGCTGGCCCGTCCCACCTTCTCCCGGCTCCTGGCGCTCCTGGATAATTACGAGCCGCTCACGGGGCGGGACGAGAGGGAGACGGcggaggagcagagggagcagaagGAGTTCCTGGACGCCGCCTTGGACACTCCGGTCCTGGCGCTGCTGGAGCGCTTCGTCCTCAGAAAGG ggctgtacCCCTCGGCTGAGGCGTTCCGGGCCGATCTCCACTCCATGTGGTTTGGGCTCTACTCGCGCTCCAGTGGGAAAGCGCTGGACTCCTCTGGCTTTGAGCACGTGTTCCATG GGGAGGTGAAGAAGGGTTCAGTGTCGGGGTGTCACAACTGGGTGCAGCTGCAGGCTCTGGAGCGCGCAGGGAGATTGGAGTACCTGGGCTACACCTGGGATGGGCCC TGGACGGGCTTCCCGGACgtgctgtcactgcagttcCGCTGGGACGGGCACTCCAAACCCCGGGGGTCGCTCCTGGTGGGCTCCAGCCCCGAGTTCGACCTGGCGCTGTTCACCCTCTGCTTCCTGGCACGCCCCGACCGCCA GTGCCACATCAGCCTGGGAGGCGAAGCTGCCACCATCCAGACCTACACGTGGGACAAGCAGCGCCTCGTGGCCTCCGCCTACCCCCTCACCCCCTGA
- the EEF1AKMT3 gene encoding EEF1A lysine methyltransferase 3 — translation MGQGTPGDIEGQRTLPVTACPDRARVLGGAPSRAEGRGLTAPANQVRGARFSPAPSTMAAPGSHVGTGGGRETEEENGEGEEEEEQEGEAEAALRAVFPRDPALFAEFFPERRRFQLCGRVLRIAEHHGPRLGPAGAVWEAALSLCRFLGEQNLELAGRRVLELGAGTGIVGIFAAMLGAEVTLTDRPPALPQLRENVRRNFPGGTGGPRVRALRWGRDQRRFAPKFHLILGSDIVYDPSAFAPLLGTLRHLVVAPAQALLSARLRGGDAGTSRFFRQMLPPFFRVQLLRREPEEDIEIYAVTPLNQGRGAQPILGSLTVGWGDPEGD, via the exons atggggcaggggacaccgggggacaTTGAGGGACAGCGGACCCTCCCCGTGACCGCGTGCCCGGACAGAGCGCGAGTCTTGGGCGGAGCCCCATCACGGGCGGAGGGGCGCGGCTTAACGGCACCGGCCAATCAGGTTCGGGGGGCACGATTCAGCCCCGCCCCTTCCACGATGGCAGCGCCGGGGAGCCACGTGGGGACCGGGGGGGGACGGGAGACGGAGGAAGAGAacggggaaggggaggaggaagaggagcaagaaggagaagcagaagcGGCGCTGCGGGCCGTGTTCCCCCGCGACCCCGCGCTGTTCGCCGAGTTCTTCCCGGAGCGGCGGCGGTTCCAGCTGTGCGGACGCGTCCTGCGCATCGCGGAGCACCACGGGCCGCGGCTCGGGCCCGCCGGGGCCGTCTGGGAGGCG gccctgtccctgtgccgGTTCCTGGGCgagcagaacctggagctggcgGGGAGGCGGGTTCTGGAGCTGGGGGCCGGTACCGGCATCGTGGGAATCTTCGCTGCCATGCTGG GGGCAGAGGTGACACTCACGGACCGGCCGCCGGCGCTGCCGCAGCTGCGGGAAAACGTGCGGCGAAACTTCCCGGGGGGCACGGGGGGACCGCGGGTGCGGGCGCTGCGCTGGGGGCGGGACCAGCGCCGCTTCGCCCCCAAATTCCACCTCATCCTGGGTTCCGACATCGTGTACGACCCCAGCGCCTTCGCCCCGCTCCTAGGCACCCTCCGACACCTCGTGGTCGCCCCCGCCCAGGCGCTGCTCAGCGCCCGCCTGCGGGGCGGAGATGCCGGCACCTCCCGCTTTTTCCGCCAGATGTTGCCCCCGTTTTTTCGGGTGCAGCTGCTGCGGCGGGAGCCGGAGGAGGACATCGAGATCTACGCGGTGACCCCGCTGAATCAGGGCAGGGGGGCGCAGCCCATCCTGGGGTCTCTTACGGTGGGCTGGGGGGATCCGGAGGGGGATTAA
- the LOC134054833 gene encoding 25-hydroxyvitamin D-1 alpha hydroxylase, mitochondrial has translation MSPSLRLPARAAVLAHSLPELGIPGGPPIPPAASPPARTPHLARGPPEPSRLRGLAEMPGPSSTAFIFELLCRGGVRRLHEMQVHGRSRFGPLWKARFGPVLTVHVADPALVAQVLRQEGPEPSRALSCPWKEHRSLRGVSGGLLTLARGVRGGAGGDSGVIQFPPPPPAPPTPPRRMEGEAWRGPRRVLAQGLLRPGAAEAFAGPVATVVAELVARLQRLRRQHPRGIVPDIGTEFNRFGLEAISWVLFSSRLGCLGDTGEATVGTEGVIRSVGAVLALTLVTMALPRPLLRLFPAPWDAFCHAWDQLFAFAKGHVDRRVAEVAARGPLAEGDTCVTDLLAREHIPVSSIYGNVTELLLAGVDTVASTLAWSLYELAQNPGTQAALHRELVAATATSGITSGDSATTDSAAAAATATALGRLPLLRAVVKETLRLYPVIPANARVVSNSDIRVGDYLVPRQTLITLCHYATSRDSRFFPAPNAFHPERWLRHRDIGDSPGDTPGDTPGHSPGPKHPFASLPFGLGPRSCVGRRLAELQLHMALAQILLHFEVCPEPGGGRVRPMTRTLLAPGAPISLRFLER, from the exons ATGTCCCCCAGCCTACGCCTGCCCGCCCGGGCCGCTGTGCTGGCTCACTCCCTGCCCGAGCTGGGGATCCCCGGAGGTCCCCCTATCCCCCCTGCTGCCTCTCCACCGGCCCGCACCCCACACCTCGCCCGGGGCCCCCCGGAGCCCTCGCGCCTCCGGGGCCTGGCTGAGATGCCGGGACCAAGCTCCACCGCCTTCATCTTCGAGCTGCTGTGCCGAGGAGGGGTGCGGAGGCTGCATGAGATGCAG gtCCATGGCCGCTCCCGGTTCGGGCCGCTCTGGAAGGCCCGGTTCGGGCCCGTGCTCACGGTGCACGTGGCCGACCCCGCGCTCGTGGCTCAGGTGCTGCGGCAGGAGGGGCCCGAGCCCAGCCGTGCCCTGAGCTGCCCCTGGAAGGAGCACCGGAGCCTCCGGGGGGTGTCGGGGGGGCTCCTCACGCT GGCCCGTGGGGTGCGGGGGGGCGCCGGGGGTGACTCAGGCGTGATTCagttcccccctccccctcctgctccccccacacccccacGCAGGAT ggagggTGAGGCGTGGCGGGGGCCGAGGCgggtgctggcacaggggctgctgcGCCCGGGGGCGGCCGAGGCCTTCGCTGGCCCGGTGGCCACCGTGGTGGCCGAGCTGGTGGCACGGTTGCAGCGGCTGCGGCGACAACACCCGCGGGGGATCGTCCCTGACATCGGCACCGAGTTCAACCGCTTCGGCCTCGAGG ccatcTCCTGGGTACTGTTCTCCTCCCgcctgggctgcctgggggacaCCGGGGAAGCCACCGTGGGTACCGAGGGTGTGATCCGGTCTGTgggggcagtgctggcactgaCGCTGGTGACAATGGCACTGCCCCGTCCCCTCCTGCGCCTCTTTCCTGCACCCTGGGACGCCTTCTGCCACGCCTGGGACCAGCTCTTTGCCTTtg CCAAGGGACATGTGGACCGGCGTGTGGCCGAGGTGGCTGCGCGGGGGCCGCTGGCTGAGGGGGACACGTGTGTCACCGACCTGCTGGCCCGGGAGCACATCCCTGTCAGCAGCATCTACGGGAACGTCACCGAGCTGCTGTTGGCCGGGGTGGACACG gtggCCAGCACGCTGGCCTGGAGCCTGTACGAGCTGGCACAGAACCCGGGGACACAGGCGGCCCTGCACCGAGAGCTGGTGgctgccactgccaccagcGGGATCACCAGTGGTGACAGTGCCACCACCGACagtgccgctgctgctgccaccgCCACTGCCCTGGGACGGCTGCCACTGCTGCGTGCTGTGGTGAAGGAGACCCTCAG GCTGTACCCCGTCATCCCGGCCAACGCCCGCGTTGTCTCCAACTCTGACATCCGTGTTGGTGACTACCTGGTGCCACGCCAG ACCCTCATCACCCTGTGCCATTACGCCACATCCCGTGACAGCCGCTTCTTCCCAGCACCCAACGCCTTCCACCCAGAGCGCTGGCTGCGCCACAGGGACATCGGTGActcccctggggacacccctggggacaCTCCTGGGCACTCCCCTGGGCCCAAGCATCCCTTTGCCTCTCTGCCCTTCGGCCTCGGCCCGCGCAGCTGCGTTGGGCGCCGcttggctgagctgcagctgcacatggCGCTGGCACAG ATCCTGCTGCACTTCGAGGTGTGCCCAGAGCCCGGGGGGGGCCGGGTGCGCCCCATGACCCGCACCCTGCTTGCCCCCGGTGCCCCCATCAGCCTGCGCTTCCTCGAGCGGTGA
- the METTL1 gene encoding tRNA (guanine-N(7)-)-methyltransferase isoform X2: MAAEEEEVALPPQKRFYRQRAHSNPLADHTLRYPPRPQDMDWASLFPTFFPPDAPPGTPPARVEFADVGCGYGGLLVALAERFPQTLALGLELRGKVAAFTRARIRALRAAQPGRFGNVACVRGNAMKHLPHFFCRAQLSKLFFLFPDPHFKRTKHKWRIISPAMLAEYGYVLRPGGLVYTVTDVPELHQWMLQHFGEHPLFEPLPPAQLGVPGVPRRPRTRWCRCCRR; this comes from the exons ATggcggcggaggaggaggaggtggcgTTGCCGCCTCAGAAGCGCTTCTACCGACAGCGCGCGCACTCGAACCCACTGGCCGACCACACTCTGCGCTA CCCCCCCCGCCCTCAGGACATGGACTGGGCCTCGCTGTTCCCGACTTTTTTTCCGCCCGACGccccccccgggacccctccGGCCCGCGTGGAGTTCGCAGACGTGGGGTGCGGCTACGGGGGGCTGCTGG TGGCGCTGGCGGAGCGCTTCCCGCAGACGCTGGcgctggggctggagctgcgggGGAAGGTGGCCGCGTTCACCCGCGCGAGGATCCGGGCACTGCGGGCGGCACAGCCCGGCCGCTTCGGCAACGTGGCCTGCGTGAGGGGCAACGCCATGAAACACCTGCCGCACTTCTTCTGCCGCGCCCAA CTCTCCAAGCTGTTTTTCCTGTTCCCTGACCCCCATTTCAAGCGCACGAAGCACAAGTGGAGAATCATCAGCCCCGCCATGCTGGCAGAGTACGGCTACGTGCTGCGCCCCGGA GGCCTGGTGTACACGGTGACAGATGTGCCTGAGCTGCACCAGTGGATGCTGCAGCATTTTGGGGAGCACCCCCTATTTGAGCCCCTGCCCCCTGCGCAGCTG ggtgtccccggtgtcccccgcAGGCCGCGGACCCGCTGGTGCCGCTGCTGCCGTCGGTGA
- the TSPAN31 gene encoding tetraspanin-31: protein MVCGGFACSRNALCALNVVYVLVGVLLVAVAGWARSLGMGSSPPLLGGAFAVGVFLLLIAGLGLLGALRHHQVLLFFYVLILGLVFLCQLGVSCACLALGREAQERLLHSAWPLLSGGARGELQRRLGCCGLGEPPGTPPPASPPPLSPPGLKPPWEPLNCPARCQFPPGEVPTCPPCAPQLLQHSDQALKILGGVGLFFSFTEVLGVWLALRFRNQRDPRANPGAFL, encoded by the exons ATGGTCTGCGGAGGCTTCGCCTGTTCGCGCAACGCGCTCTGCGCCCTCAACGTGGTTTATGTG ctggtgggggtgctgctggtggccgTGGCGGGCTGGGCACGGAGCCTGGGCATGGGCTCCAGCCCCCCCCTGCTCGGCGGAGCCTTCGCCGTCGGTGTCTTCCTCCTGCTGAtcgcggggctggggctgctcggGGCCCTGCGGCACCACCAGGTCCTGCTCTTCTTT TACGTGCTGATCCTGGGCCTGGTGTTCCTGTGTCAGCTCGGCGTGTCCTGTGCCTGCCTTGCTCTGGGCCGGGAGGCTCAG GAGCGGCTGCTGCACTCGGCCTGGCCCCTGCTGAGCgggggggcacggggggaaCTGCAGCGCAGGCTGGGCTGTTGTGGTTTGGGGGagccccccgggaccccccctcctgccagccccccaCCACTGAGCCCCCCCGGGCTGAAGCCCCCCTGGGAGCCCCTGAATTGCCCCGCT aGGTGCCAGTTCCCCCCGGGGGAAGTCCCCACGTGCCCCCCCTGTGCCCCACAACTGCTGCAGCACTCGGACCAGGCCCTCaagattttggggggggtcgggctcttCTTCAGCTTCACTGAG GTTTTGGGGGTCTGGCTCGCCCTCCGCTTCCGGAACCAACGGGACCCCCGCGCCAACCCCGGTGCCTTCCTATAG